The following is a genomic window from Gemmatimonadota bacterium.
GACAAACCATAAGCTACTTCACCCACGGCAACTTCCTTGGGGGCATAAGAACCACCTTGCCCAAAATTTCGCACATTGGCCCCCATTGTAGTAATCACTTCCCATCCCTTTTCCCAGCCATAAGCCTGCAAAATCAATTCATAAGCCATGTGAACGCTGCCACTCTTACGTGGATCGCCCGAACCGACCCACGAAAACAACTCCGGCGCGCCCAAATCTGCCCAGGTTTGGGGAATGGGAAAATTCAAAATGTCAAGCACGCGCCGATTGTACACAATGCCAAAACCAGACAGCGTTGCACCATACCATTGATAGGCAGAATCGTAAAGCGGAACCCCCCCAATCTGCACGGGCAATCGATTGAACGCGGCATCGGACAACCGATAGGGTTGACACAGCCCGCGCTCAGACAAATCCACATAAGGCGCGGTGCCTCCGCCAAAAAAGATATCGATGCCAATGCCCTCTGGCGACCGCCCAAATTCCGATTTAATATAGCGCAATATCGAACTCGTTCCCCCCCCGATATCGAGCCATTCTACCCGCACATCTCGCCCAGTGGTCTTTTGATAAAAAGCCACAAAAGCCGACTCAAACTCGTTTTGAATCTCATCTGAATGTGGCGACATCAGCACCAATTGATCGGCATTGCATGGCAAAACCAGCAACCCGATAAGAGCAAAACAAAAAATGGCATTGTAAGATTTCATAACTATTGACCCCGTATGTTTAGCGTAAAAAGTATATAGTATGTGCCTTCTGGTGTGTCAACGCCTTTTTGGTCAAAAAAAAACACCCTGAATATTCAGGGTGCTCTAACCTGTGTTATGTCCGTCCTGCGCGTCCTTAAAATCTGTTTTCTCTGGCGATGGAATAAACAGTTAATCAGACGTTTCAATACGCCCAATCCGGTTCCCGGTTGAATCGACGATCCAGACAACACCCCTGAGATCAACGCGCAAGTTTTTGACCTCAACATCATCATCGGAAATCTCATAGAGCGTAAACGTCGTATCTTGCAAACTAAAACTGGTCAGCCATCCCGACGATTGTCCACCGACCCACACGCGATCATTCGAATCGACCTGCAAAGCATGTGGAGATTCCATCTTTTCGGGAAACCGGAAATAACGCGTTTGCCTGGTGATAGAATCAAACATGCCCAGCCTTATCGAATCCATATCCGCAAACCACATCCTCCCCAGTGAATCCAATTCCATTTGCCC
Proteins encoded in this region:
- a CDS encoding ABC transporter substrate-binding protein gives rise to the protein MKSYNAIFCFALIGLLVLPCNADQLVLMSPHSDEIQNEFESAFVAFYQKTTGRDVRVEWLDIGGGTSSILRYIKSEFGRSPEGIGIDIFFGGGTAPYVDLSERGLCQPYRLSDAAFNRLPVQIGGVPLYDSAYQWYGATLSGFGIVYNRRVLDILNFPIPQTWADLGAPELFSWVGSGDPRKSGSVHMAYELILQAYGWEKGWEVITTMGANVRNFGQGGSYAPKEVAVGEVAYGLSIDFYAWAQVAEVGDEYVGFVMPDNLTIVNPDGIAILKGAPNLEVAQAFLEFVMSDAGQKLWFLKKGVPGGPVNKQLNRFTVLPDLYRRYQSDAAVTLNPFEWRSDLIYNAELGSGRWRVLNDLIGVMVIDSQRSLQAAWKDAMADGVSEEERKALSSVPISETEALKLERSWADAEVRNRTMADWTDFARDKYGARNMPLSVRITNAITLFFPMGIAGCVVAYLWRLRRN